In Microbulbifer elongatus, the DNA window GAGCTCGGTCGGTTTTTTGCATTCGCCGCATAGTCGCCGTGCTAAACGCTGGGCGATAATGACACTCACTGATGTAGCAATATTGAAGGTTGGGACCCCCATATTCATTAATCGCGTTAGCGTTTCCGGGGCGGAATTAGTGTGTAAGGTAGAAAGCACCAAGTGACCGGTCTGAGCAGCCTTGATCGCTATTTCTGCGGTTTCAAGATCTCGGATCTCGCCCACCATTACGATATCCGGGTCTTGGCGAAGGAAAGAGCGCAAGGCCTCGGCAAAGTTTAATCCTACCTTGTTGGAGACGTTAACCTGGTTGATCCCCTCCAGGTTGATCTCAACAGGGTCTTCTGCCGTGGAGATGTTGCGCTCTGGTGTATTTAGGATGTTTAGGCCGGTATACAGCGATACGGTTTTACCCGAACCGGTTGGGCCGGTAACCAATATCATCCCTTGGGGTTGTCCTAGTGCGTCTAAGTAAATTTTCTTCTGCTCTTCCTCGTAGCCCAGCGCGTCAATACCCAGCTTGGCCGAGGAAGGGTCGAGAATCCGCAGTACGATCTTTTCTCCCCACAGGGTAGGAAGGCTGTTGACCCGGAAGTCGATGGCCTTGGTTTTGGACAGCTTCATCTTGATACGGCCATCCTGGGGTACACGGCGTTCAGAAATATCCATCTTGGACATTACTTTGAGGCGCGCTGAAATTCTTGTGGCGAGTTGAATCGGTGGACGGGCCACTTCGTGCAGCACACCGTCGGTACGCAGTCGTACTCGGTAAGCCTTTTCATAGGGCTCAAAATGAATGTCTGATGCACCCGTACGGATCGCATCCAGCAGTACCTTGTTAACGAATCGAACAACCGGAGCTTCATCACCCCCGACATCTCCCTCGTCGTCACGTGTCTGATCGCTCGCATCTACATCTAGACTGTCCAAGTCATCGTCATCAAGCCCTTCCAGTCCTCCACTGATGTCGCCGCTATTTGAGAGGAAACTCTCGATAGCTTTGGAGAGCTTATCTGCTTCTACAAGGACAGCCTCGGTATTGAGTCCGGTATTAAAGTTGATCTCATCAAGGCCCGCGAGATTAGTAGGATCTGCCACCGCGATAAAGAGCCTGCTTCCCCGCTTATACAGTGGCAGTGCAAAGTGCTTGGTGATTAATTTTTCATCAACCACATCTTTGGGTAAAAGGTCAAAATTGTAGCAGGAGAGGTCAAATAGCGGAGAGCCAAACGCTTGGCTGGCAATATTAGCAAGCTCTCGACTCTTGATCAGCTTGGCCTCCACAGCGTGCTGAGCAAAGCTGTGCCCTTCCCGCTTGGCTGCTTTTACAGCTGACTGGGCTGTAGGTTCGTCCAAGGCTTTGTCGATAACTAATCGCTTCGCAAGTCCACTGAGGGAGGTACTGCTCATTAGAATTTATTCGCAATGGTTGTTTTATGATCTATGCTGGCGGTTTATTGCACGGGTGCGCCAATCTCACAATATAACGAAATAACATGCGACCGCCAATTGCTGAAAAGACAATTGGATCACAGCCTTAATGGAGAAACTTAAAGATGTGTATTAAGCAACATGTTAGTAGTTCATTGGAGTTAACTGGTGCGCGGGCGAAGGGCTGACAATATGTGTCACCAAGAGATGAGTTTTGGTTGAAATTTGACCTTTGTGCTTTAATTTCGTTCTTTTGGGCTGGTAAAGTCTGCCTCAAAGTTACTACCTGGGGGGCAGTTCACGCTTGCGCCTTTTGCCACAAACCCGGTATTGTAATAGCCGACTTCCTCACGGGATTTCTTTCAAAAACAACAGTCTGTATGGAGACGGTTACAATGAAAAAGCAACAGGGCTTTACTCTTATTGAATTGATGATCGTGGTTGCGATCATTGGTATTCTGGCCGCGGTAGCACTGCCGGCGTACCAGGACTACACCAAGCGCTCGCACGTGACGGAGGGGCTAGCTCTCGCTTCTGGTGCTAAAGCTGCGGTGCAGGAATATTTTTCCTCAGAGGGAGTGTGGCCAGCAAATAACAGTGCCGCAGGTCTGGCTTCCAAGACTCTTATCGCTGGTACTTCCGTAAAATCTGTGGAAGTGTTGAATAGTCAGATCACTGTTACTTTCAATGCGAAAGTTACTGATGACGCAACTCTGATTCTGACCGGAAGTGATACAGGCGGCTCAATTTCTTGGGTATGTAACGACGGTTCGTTGGATCCGAAATACCTGCCTTCGCGCTGCCGGTAAGATCTCGCACCATGGAAAGGGGCTTTTAAAGCCCCTTTTTTTATTTTTGAAAGAAAGATAATGATCAAGTTGTTTTCCCGTCCAACGCTAGTCAGCATATTTTTGGTTTATGTATACCAACTATTGGTAGTGCTCAGTAAAGCCGGTCCAAGTGGCGACCTAGCCTCCAATTTACTCACCACCCTGTCTGTACCAGCTTTATGGTTTGATCTCACGTGGTTTGTGTTGGCAAATATCGTCTTGCTTGTAGTGTGGAATTTACTGCTGTGCTTTTCCTTTTTGGGGCTAGGCCGAATATTTCCCGGTTTGCGGAAGCCGGTCCTTGTCATTATCTGCTTTGCAGTTTCACTTTGTTTTATTTTCTCCTTAAATGCATATATGTTTCCTCTTTCCACCTTCACGTGGGAAGTGGCAACAAAGCTATACCCTTATGTGGCTTTAGTTACAG includes these proteins:
- the pilB gene encoding type IV-A pilus assembly ATPase PilB, with product MSSTSLSGLAKRLVIDKALDEPTAQSAVKAAKREGHSFAQHAVEAKLIKSRELANIASQAFGSPLFDLSCYNFDLLPKDVVDEKLITKHFALPLYKRGSRLFIAVADPTNLAGLDEINFNTGLNTEAVLVEADKLSKAIESFLSNSGDISGGLEGLDDDDLDSLDVDASDQTRDDEGDVGGDEAPVVRFVNKVLLDAIRTGASDIHFEPYEKAYRVRLRTDGVLHEVARPPIQLATRISARLKVMSKMDISERRVPQDGRIKMKLSKTKAIDFRVNSLPTLWGEKIVLRILDPSSAKLGIDALGYEEEQKKIYLDALGQPQGMILVTGPTGSGKTVSLYTGLNILNTPERNISTAEDPVEINLEGINQVNVSNKVGLNFAEALRSFLRQDPDIVMVGEIRDLETAEIAIKAAQTGHLVLSTLHTNSAPETLTRLMNMGVPTFNIATSVSVIIAQRLARRLCGECKKPTELPEEVLQEEGFEAVTIPKTEWQIYQPVGCEHCSKGYKGRVGVYEVVRITDGISRIIMEGGNSIQIADQAQKEGFNNLRTSALRKVVMGVTSLEEANRVTND
- a CDS encoding pilin, with translation MKKQQGFTLIELMIVVAIIGILAAVALPAYQDYTKRSHVTEGLALASGAKAAVQEYFSSEGVWPANNSAAGLASKTLIAGTSVKSVEVLNSQITVTFNAKVTDDATLILTGSDTGGSISWVCNDGSLDPKYLPSRCR